TAAGATGGCGGACCTTGCTGCCAGGCCTACCTCGATTGGCACCGGTGATGAGAACAACAGTCTTCTTTGAGGCAGTCATGTTAATGAGTTGCGCGAAATAATTTTAAGCACGGTATAACTCTTCAAAGTTGTAGATGGATGTTTGttgatgattgattgattgactgGTTGAATTGAATTGCTATTGCTGcccttcatcttccattGCGGCACCTCAACTATTTATTTATCTTTCGAGCTCACAACGTCGACTATCTCCGTCTTTTCGGCCATTATTGCCGTTTCTCCTTGTTCCCACGATTCCTGACAAACCATTATGTTGAAAAATATTGAATGATGAATAGTACCTTATACTTTGAATACGCTGCCATCAGCGATAATAAGTGACCGAGAGCGACCGACGCCGTGCTAAAGAGACTGAGCGGCACCGTCCGCTCCCATGCCGCTCCAGGGATAGCGGCCATTTGTCAGCTTCGCAGTGAGTTGTGCACCGAGAGGCGCCGAGAGATCGGCGGgtctatttcttcttcaacgttAACTCCGAAGTGTGTCAAGTTGTTGCCTCCGTAACTATTCTATCGGTCGTCCTCGGTCGCTATCATACTTATCATCAAACCGAGCAGTACTTTGGCCTACGGCATTACGAAAATAGGCTTATTGTTAAACTGCGGAATGAATTTTGTGGACGAATTGACAGGGTTACCGCTCGACGCTCCAGTCGAGTTTCCCTCAAGTAACCCCCCGTCGACAGCATCCACTCATAATCCAAAGCTGAAGAGCCGAGTATGCACCCCATTGTTTGCCAAGTTTACGCAGAATCATATTTACAAGAAATATCCAGGCTTGTGATACTTGTCATAAAAGGAAAGTCAAATGTGACAACGCTAAGCCGTCTTGCTCTGAGTGTGTCAAGTTTCACGCGCAGTGTACATACATAGGCGCAGCAACACCAAAGAAAATTACGCGCCGAAGGTGAGCTTACatttttcgtttttttttcttgaaACTACTCTTTCAATAATTTCTCTTTGGCAAATGTGCATCGAAATTCACCTCCTGtgttgtctcttctccatcctaATAAATAGCTCCAGGCCGAAGAGGACCGAAACTCTTGAAAAGAGAGTCAATGAGCTTGAGAGCCTTCTACGCCAGGCTATTAACAGCCTTGAAGCCACAGCCTTCAACCAGAATCATACAAGTGAGAGCACTTCATTACAAGAGCTTCCTGCACTTGACAGTCCGAAAAATTCCTCGCCACCCCCAAACTCTACGTCAACCACTACCACAAGCGAACCCAATGCTCGATATGTCGAAACTCCGTTATTCAATAGAGAACTTGCGACCTGGATTTCTGGATGTTTTAAGACTGTGTCTGTATCAAGGCCGCCTCACGGCCGTACCGGACATACCAGATTGAGAAGACGGTCAGAGTTCATGGCACTTATTCGATCCTATTTCAACAGCTACAATCGAATCGTCCCGCTCTtcgatgaagatgacttCATGAATAAATTTGCCGAACTAGATATGGACCAGATCCGGGCGGATGCGGCATTCTGGACTGCGACAAACGTCATGTGTGCCATTGCTCTCCGCCAACAAAATACGTCATATTTTGCCGACTCCCCCAACAACCCGGACCGCGAAGCGTGGGAATACTTGGACACTGCATTGGATAAAGCTGTTGAACTCACAATCCAGGGTAGCAATGACCTCCTCGCCATCCAGGCGCTGGTGGGAATGGCTATTTTCCTACAAACCGCGCCAGGCGCCCATGCGGCATCGACActccttgctgctgcgaaCCGTTTGGTCCTTCAAAATggtcttcatcttcagaaaGATGAACAATTTTCCGGGCAATCTGGATCTGAAAATTTCCGTCTCATGGTTCAGCGAAATCGTGTCTTCTGGATAGCTTTTAATCTGGACCATGATCTTGCCTCCCGGCTTGAAAGGCCACCACTAATACACGAAGATGATATCGGCGCTGATCTCCCTCTATTGCATCCAGAGGATGGACTAGGCTGTATATCATCTATTGATAATTCTGCAGAGGTCAACTTCCTGCGGGCACGATCTCACCTCGCTCTTATCGAGAATCGTATTCACCGACGACTTATGTCTGCAAGAGGGAAACGTCAAACAGCCCTTGAACGAGAGGCAGCAATCAGTGAATTAGAAGCGGAACTTGACAATTGGAAAGCCTCATATCCAGATTTAAGCGCTACTCTCGACTATCTTGCTACAAACCGAGCCCTGTGGGCGAACTTTGAAGGGGTAGCGTTTCGGACGTTACGGGCCCTTTCTCTTGCATGCCTTGGTTGCCATACCAATTTGCATGGTTTATCTTACCGGTCTCTACGAGTGCAAGAATGGAGTCGTCCCCGGTTATTGAATACCGCTGATCCAACAGAGATCGACCTCTTGCCATCAATCTCAGACGTAtatggagatgctggaccTCCCAATTGTTGTGTTTCGGTAGCGAGAGCATCTTTGATTCTACTTCATCTTAGCCAAAACACTGATCATGCTTGTACATGGTGAGTTACATTGACCTGAAGAAAGCATTACCCGTGGGCTTAACTCAGTTAACAAATATCTTCCGCGTGTACAGGTATTCACTGCACCATCTTGTTACAGCGTTGATTGTCCTCGTTTCTAATGCTGCAAGAAATCCCCTGACTGAGGAATCGATGGCAGATATACAGCTGGTGCTTCCAGTTGTGGAGATGCTCCGTCGATTTGAAGAGGTCTCGATGGACAGTGGAGTAGAAAATTCGAAGAAAGTAGCTGCTCAACTAGTGCATGAGTACGCACGCAGGGCGCTGTTTGACCAAGCAGGGTTCGTGGGCATGCAATCCGAACCTTACAAAATACCTAACAATGTTGCACAATGAGAAGGCATGATTGATTTAAGGCTATCTGTATAGAATAAATATACTCGTATTACGAGCTCAAGTAAAAGGATAGTTCAGTCTAGAGGCTTATGGCTTTATTCAATGCGTCTTGAGCAGGCGAAAAAATGCCCAGGTTTTCAACCTGACTCTATCGGCCCTTCTCCTCACCCTACGCTATAGAAATCCATATCTTCAAATCCTTGTCCTAGCGGTCCCCGCAAGGAGTGAAATAGACTATTGAACATTGTGAACAGAGAGTTGAGAAAGGATCTCATGTTACTAACGTTTGTTTACTCAGTTCATGTAGTTATCCGACGGGTTCTTGATTGCCTGTTGTATCACCAACAGCGCAATACGTTCCAAAATTCTCTTGACAATCCTCTAAATGCATCAAGTGAACACGTCATTAATCTCAGTACAACAAGTTGCCGACATTGCTATTGTAAATCCTTCAACTGCCGGCATGCCATGACATTCAACAGCTCGGCCTATCTACCATTTCTGGAATTATATGCGAAAAGTACTCTCCACAATGCCCTTGCCAAGCTGTATCACACGCTTTTCGAGTCATTCCTTGCATTAGATGCTGCGATCTAGGCGAATTCCGAGTCTATTCCTCGTCGGCTCTTGCGACATCTTCAAAGTGAACCCATGTCAACTCTAGGAACTCGGTTACAGCCAACATCAACTTTGTGATCTTAGGCTATAGACGATCACCAAAAGCGTACACCCAAAATGCAGCACGTGGACCAACGCCACTGGATAAGCATACAAATGAATCGCAAAACAGGACATCTGCCGGAGCTCTAGCTTTAGCATCACCTTGCTCGGACACCCTCGGGCTTTGCGGTGGAGCCACGGCATGCGAATATAATGCGACTCCACCATCGTCTCTTCCGTAGATCGAAGATGAGGTTCTCTCCCTCGCCTGTCTCACAACAGATTGTCAGTGGGTCAAGCCGCGTTGGCTTCGTTGGCGTTGGTGATCGTGCCGTCTTGCCGGTATCGTCGGGCTGTTAAGGCTGTGACGCCACGTACTTGGGCCGGTTCTTCAAGGAGGGGCTCAGATCAGTAGGGATACACTTGGTCTTGGAACTAGTGGGGTATGCTCTCAGCTGTAAAGGAGTGGTGTATCAAACGAGGGGCAAGTTCGCCATTTCTTTCTGGACGCAGGGTAACATGGGTTGCAGAGCTATTGCCCCTACCCAGCCCTTGAGGATTTTAGCGGAAGTGGGCACGGAGTATCATAGTTATGGAGCTTAGGTTCTCAATTCTATGTAACATTTGGAACTAACTGGATGAAGATAACTGCTGCCGTAGCCAATGATATTGTTAGAGCATACGTGAAGCTGATGTGGTTTCATCTTTCATTCCAGCAGTAAGAAGAGGAAACACATGGAAACGGTAATGTGAACGTAGTTTTTGGCCGGGTTTCCAGTaattcttttcccttttcactGAAAAATATGACAGAAGTAGAACAGACTCCCTGGGTAGTCTGATGCTACCTTGAGAGCTATCTTCTGGTTTGTGCTCCAAGGCGACTATTCTACTATCCTCTAGCATGGCCAGGTAGAGAGAGGAGTCGGCACCGCCGAGGCCATTACTATAGCTGCATGTGCTAGCGAAGCAGCAGATATGGTGTGGGTCAAGATGCCAATGTTTCTCTACGCCCAGGGAAGCTATCAGAAGTAGCCTTGTGTGTACTCAGAACGTCGCATGGTCTTTCATATGAGTGGTATTATTGGTGACGTCGACCTAGTTTTAGATTTTACGAATAGGAACTCTCCACGTACGATGCCAATATGACTGGGTGCAACATAAGCTGCAAGAATCACCAATATCAGCAATGACGCTCATCGTTTCACATGGTATTCTTTCTGCTCAAACCCTCTCATACCCCTCAATTCGCTCTCGGCTAATGTGAACAAGGATTTTGGTGGTTTGCATGCTTTGACGCAAGCACTAGCCCGCCACATCTTCCGATTCGAAGCTGGACCGGGAAGTGGGATTCGGACGAACTAGGTGGTACTGATCGAGAGAGGCTGGCAGATCTGGTACAAGtgatagagagagagctggatCCTCGCCTGTGTAGTGGGACACGGAGACTTTTCTTGACCATACTCAATGTAGGTGCTTTACGACACAGAGTGGCGTTTCAGCTTTTATCAGATCTTGGGAGTCATCGAGGTTTACTTCGAAGTGGCCTTCTGTATAGAAGAGCTGAAGGCAGAAGCAAAGCTTCTTTTATAAACATCTCGCTTTTCATCACCATTCATCGGCGTGAATTCATTCTACATTTAACAATACAACAATGTAGATGGTGTGGCCGGCTTGTAAGATTATAGCACACATCGTGATTTCATTTCAGCTTGCCCATGTCTGACTTAGTCCGGCAATCCCGCTTCTTCGCCTCAAGCTTGCTAGACATGAGGCGATCAGGCCGGAGGCTTGGGTTGCATATGAAAACTCATGAATTGGAGTTTATTTGTCTCATTGAGTCGGGTATCCGGCTGATGAGCTATGATCAGTCATTCCACCCTACTGCAACGGTACTGCGTAATGATATGCTCATTCACAAGGTACCTCTGGGCTGCAATGCTCGCGTAGCTGCATTGAGGTGTAAAAGCATCCATTCTTCTGTATCCATTGGAGGAGAAAGTACTCAATTGAAATATTTTCAGGCTAAAATTCTCCAATTGGTACAAATGATTGATTTCGTCAATGGCTTGAAGCTtgtgcagatgcagctgagGTCTTGGGAGCTTCTTATATTGCGCACATCCCGGTATCGTGTAACATCGTCAAAGACAGCCTTGGCATGAGGCGTAAATACTTTCATCCATTGGTCGAATGATATATATTTTGTGGCGGTTTCAATCGACGAAAAGGGAATGCGTGAGCGAGGTGTTCAGCTCGGCCGCGATCCATCGAGCGATTGCAATGTTGGCGGTCCTACCAGCGAAAATCCCAACTGGTTTTTGAGCTGAACTATGACGAAAATAGACTGGAAATGAGAAGTTGACGGCGGGTTGACGTATGTCTGCCAGAGCTTGGAGACAGGCGATTGGACCTTGACGTGAATTAAGTTCGGCAGCGTACGGTGAAGTTATCAATCAGCTAAGCTGTTTCTGACGCCGCGTCGGTCCATTCCTGTAAGAGTGTAGACGCAGCCACAGCCAATAGGATCAAAGCTAGCACACGTTCATGGTGTTGACTACGGCAACTTCATGCTTGTCTGGACTCAACCTTTCCTTGCGGAACAATGAAAGTTGCTTCCTATTCGTTCAATTGAGACAGATCAATGAGCTAATATGTAAGAAAAATGCAAGCAAAGGTCCCGACTCGCGTTCTGAAGCCACGAGATGCATCCATGTTCAAGGCAGCAAGCAAAATGATTCGATATCTTTCAACAAAAACTCAAAGTTCCACTTGACGAGATCGACAACCGGCAAATTGTGTGAGATCGATACGAAATGAAGCAGTAATAACCCCTCTTTGAGGCGGGGTTCAGCTGTTGCAGGATTTCTCGATATTGCCCTCTTCGGGATCGAAGCGTGATAGCCATGTATGACATGGCTTGTTATTGCCGTTCTGAGTTATCCGAGGCCCCGAAGAGGTTGCCTCTGGCGGGATGACCGTTCCGACGGGATTTAGATGATATGAAGGGAGATTTGGAGAAATCAAAGTATAAAGTAGGCTGAGGGACGCCCGTAAAGAAGCTTTGTTCACCAGATCTTACTACTGAGAATCTCTTGGTAGTTTCTCTACTTGACTCATATTATCTTATCTATCTTTATGTCTTCTAAAAACACTGTCCCCATTCAATCCAACAAAATGGGCGTCAACGTGAAAGATGGAGATCGCTTCGACTttattgttgttggtggcggTACTGCCGGCAACACAGTTGCCGGCCGCCTGGCTGAAAATTCCAAGGTTCGCATCTTGGTGATTGAAGCCGGTGTTGGTAATCCGGAAGAACTTCCTGAGATTACTACGCCATCCAATGCCATGAACCTACGTGGGAGTGCTCACGATTGGGCTTATAAAACAACCATGGTCAGGCGTGATGATTATGAACGTATCGAAAAGCCAAACTCGAGAGGCAAAATGCTTGGTGGAAGTTCGTCCTTAAACTATTTTACTTGGGTCCCTGGATGCAAGCCGACCTTTGATCGATGGGAGGAATGGGGCGGCAAAGAATGGACTTGGGATCCCCTCGTTCCTTATCTACGCAAGAGTGCCACTTATCACGATGATCCCAAGCTATATCACCCTGAGCTTAAGAAGATTGGCGGAGGAGGGCCAATTCATATCTCCCATGCCGAACTTattgaggagatgaagccattCCGCGAGAATCTTGAGAAAGCTTGGAAATCGCGCGGAGAACCCATGACGAGTAACATCTATGACGGCGAAATGAACGGCCTCTATCACTGTGTCGATACCATTTATAAAGGAGTCCGCTCTGGAAGTTATCTCTTCCTCAAGGGTAAAAAGAACATTACGGTTTTGGCCGAAACTCAcgccaagaagctgctgatCAACTATGCCGACCGAATCTGCCGCGGCGTGCGAGTTACGACTCCTGATGGTAAAGACATTAACGTTTACGCAGACCGTGAGGTCATTCTCTCGGAGGGTGTGTTCGAAAGCCCCAAGCTCTTGATGCTGAGTGGTGTCGGCCCTGCGCGTGAACTGAAAAAGTTCGATATCGATGTCATTGTTGATTCGCGTCATGTCGGCCAGAATCTCATGGATCACCCGGCCGTTCCATTTGTGTTGCGCGTCAAGGATGGCATTGGTATGGATACCGCTGTCCTTCGAAAGAGTAAAGAAAGCGAAAAGCTGCAGGCTGCTTATAAGAAAGATCATTCTGGACCAGTCGGCTCCGGTTTCCTGGAGATGGTGGCCTTCCCTCGCATTGATAAATATCTACAGAATGATGAGCAGTATAAGAAGGCTAAGGAGGCTAATGGGGGCCTTGATCCCTTCTCGCCTGAGGGACAGCCTCATTTCGAACTCGACTTCGTTTGCCTTTGGGGCAGCGCATTCCAATGGCACTTCCCGCACCCACCAGAGGGAGAACACACCACCGTTGTTGTGGATCTTGTCCGTCCGGTCTCTGGCCCTGGCGAGGTTACTTTGAGGAGTGCCGACCCATTCGAGCAGCCCAACATCAATCTCAATTTCTTCGAAAGTGatctcgacatcatcgcTATGCGTGAGGGTATCCGCTTCAGCTACGATGTGCTGACCAAGGGTGACGGCTTCAAAGATTGCGTTGTATCTGAGACTCCTTGGAAGATGCCTCTTCActctgatgaagagatgaagcgCGCCGTCTTGGATCGCTGTCAAACAGCTTTCCATCCCGTCGGAACTGCCCGATTGAGCAAGAATATCGACCAGGGCGTGGTTGATCCGGCACTCAAAGTTCATGGCGTTACTAACCTCCGTGTTATTGATGCTTCCGTCATTCCGCTGATTCCTGATTGTCGTATTCAGAACTCTGTCTATGCTGTGGCCGAAAAGGGAGCAGATATGATCAAGGCTGATCACAAGGACGTCTACTAAGTGACTGAAACGAGTTAGTGTGAGGGATCATGTGGCAAGAAACACGAGAGAAGCCAAGaaacacacaaaaaaaagtgaaaagcACCACACAAACAGGAGAGAATGGCTGTGATGGTAGTAGCCACTATTGATAACATTGAATGCAGAACTTAAGCTTAGGGTAGCTCACTAAGTACCAATTCACTCTCTCATTCTTTGACCTTTATGTTTGCGTAACAAGAAAATTCTCATGATGGCCTGATGTATCAtaaagcgaaaagaaaaaaccgCATCTCAAGATGTAGTAGCATGGTATCTTCTGATGTTTGAGAAGATCTGTTGCTTACTAGGCACCTATTTGTTTAGTGTATTAGCAAAGGGCAGATAATACATGTAGATTGACCCCTGACCTGTACAACGGCTTTCGCATGGGCTCACATAATAGCTGTCTGGTGTTTCTGTCCCTGTAGATGATGGATATGCTTCGTACGTTCGTCCCTGCCCCCGGTTATAATCGTCAAATATAGCAAATTTCAATATTTAAC
This genomic interval from Trichoderma breve strain T069 chromosome 7 map unlocalized scaffold00008, whole genome shotgun sequence contains the following:
- a CDS encoding fungal specific transcription factor domain-containing protein — protein: MALIRSYFNSYNRIVPLFDEDDFMNKFAELDMDQIRADAAFWTATNVMCAIALRQQNTSYFADSPNNPDREAWEYLDTALDKAVELTIQGSNDLLAIQALVGMAIFLQTAPGAHAASTLLAAANRLVLQNGLHLQKDEQFSGQSGSENFRLMVQRNRVFWIAFNLDHDLASRLERPPLIHEDDIGADLPLLHPEDGLGCISSIDNSAEVNFLRARSHLALIENRIHRRLMSARGKRQTALEREAAISELEAELDNWKASYPDLSATLDYLATNRALWANFEGVAFRTLRALSLACLGCHTNLHGLSYRSLRVQEWSHVYGDAGPPNCCVSVARASLILLHLSQNTDHACTWYSLHHLVTALIVLVSNAARNPLTEESMADIQLVLPVVEMLRRFEEVSMDSGVENSKKVAAQLVHEYARRALFDQAGFVGMQSEPYKIPNNVAQ
- a CDS encoding GMC oxidoreductase domain-containing protein, which produces MGVNVKDGDRFDFIVVGGGTAGNTVAGRLAENSKVRILVIEAGVGNPEELPEITTPSNAMNLRGSAHDWAYKTTMVRRDDYERIEKPNSRGKMLGGSSSLNYFTWVPGCKPTFDRWEEWGGKEWTWDPLVPYLRKSATYHDDPKLYHPELKKIGGGGPIHISHAELIEEMKPFRENLEKAWKSRGEPMTSNIYDGEMNGLYHCVDTIYKGVRSGSYLFLKGKKNITVLAETHAKKLLINYADRICRGVRVTTPDGKDINVYADREVILSEGVFESPKLLMLSGVGPARELKKFDIDVIVDSRHVGQNLMDHPAVPFVLRVKDGIGMDTAVLRKSKESEKLQAAYKKDHSGPVGSGFLEMVAFPRIDKYLQNDEQYKKAKEANGGLDPFSPEGQPHFELDFVCLWGSAFQWHFPHPPEGEHTTVVVDLVRPVSGPGEVTLRSADPFEQPNINLNFFESDLDIIAMREGIRFSYDVLTKGDGFKDCVVSETPWKMPLHSDEEMKRAVLDRCQTAFHPVGTARLSKNIDQGVVDPALKVHGVTNLRVIDASVIPLIPDCRIQNSVYAVAEKGADMIKADHKDVY